One window from the genome of Sphingomonas lacunae encodes:
- a CDS encoding DUF805 domain-containing protein, protein MTESDWIDFSFRFQGEGHLICSSDDAWAHIASGALTPSTRVTAFLPSGRKVMDAGDLPHLRFASHKAATEPVDTAPTHGLVSDGEVEQAAAEPLLQSTQAAGPEAMETSEPAKPIGRKAPPVSTVFKKERVTAARAPAPAGPPPRWLADPVWIQPLHRYAEFDGRSTRLEYWSYSLALFIALLVILLFAEAVGDTLGAIVVTIVVLATIIPHVALTVRRLHDMNASGWLLVLMIVPLVIGGPVATLANIGLLVIMTLPGTAGPNSYGPPSLR, encoded by the coding sequence ATGACTGAATCTGATTGGATAGATTTTTCCTTCCGCTTTCAGGGGGAGGGGCATCTGATATGCTCATCAGACGACGCCTGGGCCCATATTGCTTCGGGTGCGCTCACCCCCTCGACCCGCGTCACCGCCTTTCTGCCAAGCGGACGCAAGGTGATGGATGCCGGTGATCTGCCGCACTTGCGGTTTGCCTCACACAAGGCTGCAACGGAGCCAGTCGACACCGCTCCGACACACGGCCTGGTCAGCGATGGCGAGGTGGAACAGGCGGCAGCGGAGCCCCTGTTGCAATCGACGCAGGCAGCTGGACCCGAGGCCATGGAAACGTCAGAGCCTGCCAAGCCAATAGGTCGCAAGGCTCCACCTGTATCTACCGTGTTCAAAAAGGAACGTGTGACGGCAGCGCGGGCGCCTGCTCCGGCCGGACCGCCTCCGCGCTGGCTGGCGGACCCGGTGTGGATTCAGCCATTGCACCGCTATGCGGAGTTTGACGGTCGTTCGACCCGGCTCGAATATTGGAGCTACAGCCTCGCACTCTTCATTGCGCTGCTGGTGATCCTCCTTTTCGCCGAGGCCGTCGGTGACACCCTGGGAGCGATTGTCGTTACCATCGTGGTCCTCGCAACGATCATCCCGCATGTGGCGCTCACAGTGCGCCGATTGCATGACATGAACGCATCGGGATGGCTGCTGGTGCTGATGATTGTGCCGCTGGTGATTGGTGGGCCGGTGGCGACGTTGGCCAACATCGGATTGCTGGTGATCATGACTTTGCCGGGAACAGCGGGGCCGAACAGCTACGGGCCACCTTCGTTGCGCTAG
- a CDS encoding PepSY-associated TM helix domain-containing protein: MTELPWRRLLRWLHLSMGLSVGAVFCLIALSGSALVFYPEIDAMLHPEMDDPRTASLASYDRAIIVLRETYTDKHGPWRFEVTGAAGPIPARYYNPPETDGRAFAPMMVWLSADGQQIVRQDWWGDYAMTLVYDFHYRLLGEHIGAIIVGWLGIATTLLLLSGLAAWWPKGSLRKALRHRRQAPAVRRLRDMHKLTGLAALIPLALLCMTGAMLALPAESETMLTPLLGPPDPAPDSKQLTASTGPDLPPSQAAATAQRALPNARLAWIEIPGAGDCCYRIRLQQRSDPSRRFPHSFVLVSRYDAGQIMVKDAARAGPHSRVNNWLHPLHDGSFGGMATRLATVLVGLLPLLLFGSGLWRWRLRHRRATPQRPTRG, translated from the coding sequence GTGACCGAGCTGCCGTGGCGCCGATTGCTGCGTTGGCTTCACCTGTCGATGGGCCTCAGCGTCGGCGCTGTCTTTTGCCTGATCGCCCTGTCTGGCTCTGCGCTCGTCTTTTATCCCGAGATTGACGCAATGTTGCATCCGGAGATGGACGATCCGCGCACTGCTTCACTGGCGTCTTATGATCGGGCGATCATCGTCCTGCGTGAAACCTATACCGACAAGCATGGCCCCTGGCGGTTTGAAGTCACCGGCGCCGCTGGCCCGATACCAGCCCGTTACTATAATCCGCCTGAAACGGACGGCCGCGCTTTTGCGCCAATGATGGTGTGGCTGTCTGCCGATGGTCAACAGATAGTGCGACAAGACTGGTGGGGCGATTATGCCATGACGCTGGTCTATGACTTTCACTACCGCCTGCTCGGCGAGCATATCGGCGCGATCATTGTTGGGTGGCTGGGCATCGCAACCACGCTGTTGCTGCTATCCGGTCTGGCGGCATGGTGGCCGAAAGGATCGCTGCGCAAGGCGCTGCGGCACCGGCGCCAAGCTCCTGCGGTGCGCCGTTTGCGGGACATGCATAAGCTGACCGGACTGGCCGCTTTGATTCCGCTTGCCTTGCTGTGCATGACTGGGGCGATGCTGGCCCTGCCTGCTGAGAGCGAGACCATGCTGACCCCGCTGCTCGGGCCGCCAGATCCTGCACCGGACAGCAAACAGCTCACAGCCAGCACCGGCCCGGATCTGCCCCCATCACAGGCTGCGGCAACTGCCCAACGCGCCTTGCCCAATGCGCGGCTGGCCTGGATCGAAATACCGGGAGCCGGTGACTGTTGTTACCGTATCCGGTTGCAACAACGGTCTGATCCCAGCCGGCGCTTCCCGCACAGCTTCGTTCTGGTCAGCCGGTATGATGCAGGGCAGATCATGGTCAAGGACGCCGCACGCGCGGGACCGCACAGCCGTGTCAACAACTGGCTCCACCCGCTCCACGACGGGTCCTTTGGTGGCATGGCAACCCGCCTCGCGACAGTGCTGGTCGGCCTGTTGCCCTTGCTGCTGTTTGGCAGCGGCCTGTGGCGGTGGCGATTGCGCCATCGCCGGGCGACACCCCAGAGGCCAACCAGGGGCTAG
- a CDS encoding integration host factor subunit beta, with protein MIRSELVQRLAAENPGLRPAEIEAVTDSFFETIIDHLAQGGRVELRGFGTFSTRSRDAREGRNPRTGEIVSIPAKNVPYFKAGKEIRSRLNSD; from the coding sequence ATGATCCGGTCTGAACTGGTACAACGACTGGCCGCAGAAAATCCCGGCCTTCGTCCTGCCGAGATTGAAGCGGTGACCGACTCTTTCTTTGAAACCATCATCGATCATCTAGCACAGGGCGGCCGGGTGGAACTGCGCGGTTTCGGCACTTTCTCGACGCGCAGCCGCGATGCGCGCGAAGGCCGCAACCCCAGGACTGGTGAGATTGTCTCCATCCCGGCCAAAAATGTGCCCTATTTCAAGGCGGGCAAGGAGATCCGTTCTCGCCTGAACAGCGACTGA
- the rpsA gene encoding 30S ribosomal protein S1 — protein MASSAHPTRDDFAALLNETLGGADTQFEGRVVKGTITAIENDLAVIDVGLKSEGRVPLREFAMPGQKADLKVGDEVEVFVDRVENAMGEAMLSRDRARREAAWDRLEEEFTKEGRVEGVIFGRVKGGFTVDLGGAVAFLPGSQVDIRPVRDVQPLMDLPQPFQILKMDRRRGNIVVSRRAILEETRAEQRSGLIQNLTEGQVIEGVVKNITDYGAFVDLGGIDGLLHVTDMSYKRVNHPSEVIAIGDSVRVQIVRINRDTQRISLGMKQLESDPWEGAMAKYPIGGKFSGRVTNITEYGAFVELEPGIEGLVHVSEMSWTKKNVHPGKIVSTSQEVEVSIIEVDSDKRRISLGLKQAQSNPWEAFAESHPVGTVVEGEVKNATEFGLFIGLPGDVDGMVHMSDIAWGISGEEALALHRKGEAVQAVVLDVDVEKERISLGMKQLEKGAPSAAAAAGGGSAGSSLRKNEVVTVTVLEVRDGGLEVQVGEDGATGFIKRTDLGRDRDEQRPDRFQSGQKFDAMVIGFDRSKKPNFSIKAMQIAEEKQAVEQYGSSDSGASLGDILGEALKAKREG, from the coding sequence ATGGCCTCTTCGGCTCATCCTACCCGCGACGATTTCGCGGCCCTGCTCAACGAGACGCTCGGCGGTGCCGACACCCAGTTTGAAGGGCGCGTCGTAAAGGGCACCATTACCGCCATTGAAAACGACCTCGCCGTCATTGACGTCGGCCTGAAGAGCGAAGGCCGCGTGCCGCTGCGCGAATTCGCCATGCCGGGCCAGAAGGCTGACCTGAAGGTCGGGGACGAAGTCGAAGTGTTTGTCGACCGCGTCGAAAACGCCATGGGCGAAGCGATGCTCAGCCGCGACCGCGCTCGTCGCGAAGCCGCCTGGGATCGTCTCGAAGAAGAATTCACCAAGGAAGGCCGCGTCGAAGGCGTCATCTTTGGCCGCGTCAAGGGTGGTTTCACCGTTGACCTCGGCGGCGCCGTGGCGTTCCTTCCGGGTTCGCAGGTCGATATCCGCCCGGTTCGCGATGTGCAGCCGCTGATGGACCTGCCGCAGCCGTTCCAGATCCTCAAGATGGATCGCCGCCGTGGCAACATCGTCGTGTCGCGCCGCGCCATCCTTGAAGAAACCCGCGCTGAACAGCGGTCAGGCCTGATCCAGAACCTGACCGAAGGCCAGGTGATCGAAGGCGTCGTCAAGAACATCACCGATTATGGTGCGTTCGTTGACTTGGGCGGCATCGACGGCCTGCTCCATGTCACCGACATGAGCTACAAGCGCGTCAACCACCCGAGCGAAGTAATCGCCATCGGCGATTCCGTCCGCGTCCAGATCGTTCGCATCAACCGCGACACGCAGCGCATCAGCCTGGGCATGAAGCAGCTGGAATCGGATCCGTGGGAAGGCGCGATGGCCAAGTATCCGATCGGTGGCAAGTTCAGCGGTCGCGTCACCAACATCACCGAATATGGTGCGTTCGTCGAACTGGAGCCTGGTATCGAAGGCTTGGTCCACGTTTCGGAAATGTCCTGGACCAAGAAGAACGTCCATCCGGGCAAGATCGTTTCGACCAGCCAGGAAGTCGAAGTGTCGATCATCGAAGTCGACAGCGACAAGCGCCGCATTTCGCTCGGCCTCAAGCAGGCACAGTCGAACCCGTGGGAAGCCTTTGCGGAATCGCACCCGGTTGGCACCGTTGTCGAAGGCGAGGTCAAGAACGCAACGGAATTCGGTCTGTTCATCGGTCTGCCGGGCGACGTCGATGGCATGGTCCACATGTCGGACATCGCATGGGGCATCTCGGGCGAGGAAGCGCTGGCGCTGCATCGCAAGGGTGAAGCCGTCCAGGCCGTCGTCCTTGATGTCGATGTCGAGAAGGAACGCATCAGCCTGGGCATGAAGCAGCTTGAAAAGGGTGCCCCGAGCGCTGCTGCCGCTGCCGGTGGCGGTTCGGCCGGTTCGAGCCTGCGCAAGAATGAAGTCGTTACCGTCACCGTGCTCGAAGTGCGTGACGGCGGCCTTGAAGTGCAGGTTGGCGAAGATGGCGCGACCGGCTTCATCAAGCGCACCGACCTTGGCCGCGATCGTGACGAACAGCGTCCCGACCGTTTCCAGTCGGGCCAGAAGTTCGACGCCATGGTCATCGGTTTCGACCGGTCGAAGAAGCCGAACTTCTCGATCAAGGCCATGCAGATTGCCGAAGAAAAGCAGGCTGTCGAACAATATGGCTCGTCGGACTCGGGTGCATCGCTTGGCGATATTCTAGGCGAAGCGCTCAAGGCCAAGCGCGAAGGCTAA
- a CDS encoding (d)CMP kinase has protein sequence MIIAVDGPTASGKGTIAKALAAHYGLPHLDTGLLYRAVGRQVALNGGNPDDAGDALAACGFADALLDDPILRDEATGGLASRVSIHPAVRKSLFERQRAFATQPGGAVLDGRDIATVIAPDADAKLFVTASVDARADRRWKEMQASGGVASRESIAADLAARDERDRNRAAAPLEQAPGAVLLDTSNLNREEAIAAAILIVEAALRRGS, from the coding sequence ATGATCATCGCCGTCGACGGCCCGACCGCTTCGGGCAAGGGCACCATCGCCAAGGCATTGGCCGCGCATTATGGCCTGCCGCACCTAGATACCGGCTTGCTTTATCGGGCGGTCGGCCGCCAGGTGGCGCTGAATGGCGGCAATCCGGATGACGCGGGCGATGCCCTGGCTGCGTGCGGCTTTGCCGATGCGCTGCTCGATGACCCCATTCTGCGCGATGAGGCAACCGGTGGCCTGGCCAGCCGCGTCTCCATTCATCCGGCAGTGCGCAAGTCCCTGTTCGAGCGGCAACGCGCCTTTGCAACGCAACCCGGCGGCGCGGTGCTCGACGGGCGGGACATTGCGACGGTGATCGCGCCCGATGCCGATGCCAAGCTGTTCGTTACCGCTTCGGTCGATGCGCGGGCCGACCGGCGCTGGAAGGAGATGCAGGCGAGTGGCGGGGTGGCTTCCCGCGAATCGATTGCCGCCGATCTCGCAGCGCGCGACGAGCGTGACCGCAACCGCGCCGCCGCGCCGCTCGAACAGGCCCCCGGCGCGGTGCTGCTCGACACCAGCAATCTCAACCGGGAAGAGGCCATCGCCGCCGCCATCCTCATCGTCGAGGCCGCGCTACGCAGGGGTAGCTGA
- a CDS encoding CBU_0592 family membrane protein, with translation MTDWISPLAADIIGLIGSALFVGGFAYANIAKTLNQLWFNAINLAGAILLLISLSVHFNLAAFVLEAAWGTIALLGLGKAVWERQRPKDQPA, from the coding sequence ATGACCGATTGGATCAGTCCCCTCGCCGCCGACATTATCGGCCTGATCGGCAGTGCGCTTTTCGTCGGCGGTTTTGCCTATGCCAATATTGCCAAAACGCTGAACCAGCTTTGGTTCAACGCGATCAACCTTGCCGGGGCCATTCTCTTGCTGATTTCGCTGTCGGTGCATTTCAACCTAGCCGCCTTTGTATTGGAGGCAGCGTGGGGAACGATCGCCCTTCTCGGTCTCGGCAAGGCGGTTTGGGAACGACAGCGACCAAAGGACCAGCCAGCATGA
- the aroA gene encoding 3-phosphoshikimate 1-carboxyvinyltransferase, whose amino-acid sequence MSHTSSQPAPATFAPSGPLTGTVRVPGDKSISHRSLMLSALAVGESRVTGLLEGEDVMSTAAAMRAMGAVIIPPDGGGLSPDAGIGGGHAGQGGAGPDRLWTIHGVGVGGLLQPQTALDMGNSGTSTRLLMGLVASHAITATFIGDASLSKRPMGRVIDPLSLMGATFSPAPGGRLPLTMSGIVPAVPLSYRLPVASAQVKSAILLAGLNTPGITEVIEPVPTRDHSERMLRGFGADLSVEVEADGTRIIRLMGEAELKPQTIDVPGDPSSAAFPVVAALITPGSEVRVTNVGMNPTRAGIFNVLVAMGADLTFENEREVGGEPVADIVARHSVLTGIDVPPEVAPSMIDEYPIFFVAAAMAQGVTHAHGLDELRVKESDRLAIMAGGLARLGVHLDEREDAISITGSGGEPLAGGNGEVMIHAELDHRIAMSFAIAGLNTRGGLTIDDMSPVATSFPTFQAMLRDLAG is encoded by the coding sequence ATGAGCCACACATCGTCCCAGCCCGCCCCCGCGACCTTCGCGCCTTCCGGCCCCCTGACCGGCACCGTCCGTGTGCCGGGCGACAAATCGATCAGCCACCGATCGCTGATGCTTTCGGCGCTCGCCGTTGGCGAAAGCCGCGTCACCGGCCTGCTGGAGGGTGAGGATGTGATGTCCACCGCCGCCGCCATGCGCGCGATGGGAGCGGTCATCATCCCGCCTGACGGCGGGGGGCTTTCCCCCGATGCAGGCATCGGCGGCGGTCATGCCGGACAGGGCGGTGCGGGCCCGGATCGGCTGTGGACCATCCACGGCGTCGGCGTCGGCGGGCTCCTGCAACCGCAGACCGCGCTCGACATGGGCAACAGCGGCACTTCGACGCGCCTGCTGATGGGCCTCGTCGCCAGCCATGCCATCACCGCCACCTTCATCGGCGACGCCAGCCTGTCGAAGCGCCCCATGGGCCGCGTGATCGACCCGCTGTCGCTGATGGGGGCGACTTTTTCCCCCGCACCCGGTGGCCGCCTGCCGCTGACGATGAGCGGCATCGTCCCCGCCGTGCCGCTGTCCTACCGCCTGCCGGTTGCATCGGCACAGGTAAAGTCAGCGATCCTGCTTGCCGGTCTCAACACGCCGGGCATCACCGAAGTGATAGAGCCGGTCCCGACCCGCGACCATAGCGAGCGGATGTTGCGCGGCTTTGGCGCGGACCTGTCGGTCGAGGTCGAGGCAGACGGCACCCGCATCATCCGTCTTATGGGCGAGGCCGAGCTGAAGCCGCAGACCATCGACGTTCCCGGCGACCCCTCCTCAGCTGCCTTCCCGGTTGTCGCCGCGCTGATCACGCCGGGCAGCGAAGTGCGCGTCACCAATGTCGGCATGAACCCGACCCGCGCCGGCATTTTCAATGTGCTCGTCGCCATGGGTGCCGATCTGACCTTCGAGAATGAACGCGAAGTCGGCGGCGAGCCGGTGGCAGACATTGTCGCGCGCCATTCGGTGCTGACCGGCATAGACGTGCCGCCTGAAGTCGCGCCGAGCATGATCGACGAATATCCGATCTTCTTCGTCGCCGCCGCCATGGCGCAGGGGGTAACCCACGCGCACGGCCTCGACGAGCTGCGCGTCAAGGAATCGGACCGTCTGGCGATCATGGCAGGCGGCCTTGCCCGGCTCGGCGTCCATCTCGACGAGCGCGAGGACGCGATCAGCATCACCGGATCAGGCGGCGAGCCACTGGCGGGCGGCAATGGCGAGGTGATGATCCATGCCGAACTCGACCACCGCATCGCCATGAGCTTTGCCATCGCCGGCCTCAACACGCGCGGCGGCCTGACCATCGACGACATGAGCCCGGTGGCGACGAGCTTCCCGACCTTCCAGGCGATGCTGAGGGATCTGGCAGGATGA
- a CDS encoding TIGR02300 family protein — MTKPEWGTKRSCPKCATRFYDLMKDEPVTCINCGHAWHPEPVLKSKQPMPFEQLKPGVVEVVDDEAGVDADLDLDVDVDDDNVSPDNDVDLGGDDDLGVAAETGDDDV, encoded by the coding sequence ATGACCAAGCCGGAATGGGGCACCAAGCGCAGCTGTCCCAAATGCGCCACGCGTTTTTATGACCTCATGAAGGATGAGCCCGTCACCTGCATCAACTGCGGTCATGCCTGGCATCCTGAGCCCGTGCTCAAGTCGAAGCAGCCGATGCCGTTCGAGCAGCTCAAGCCCGGCGTGGTGGAAGTCGTCGATGACGAAGCTGGCGTCGATGCCGATCTGGATCTCGACGTCGATGTCGATGACGACAATGTCTCGCCCGACAATGATGTCGACCTCGGCGGCGACGATGATCTTGGCGTGGCCGCGGAAACCGGCGACGACGACGTCTGA
- a CDS encoding HD domain-containing protein, with amino-acid sequence MNDQVMDRAKFHAMTEGTQADWDIIRGEALVHSPQGGKRVLDHLRLLDGDVGGYPVDRFTHSLQTATRAYRDGRSESYIVMALLHDIGDTLGAYNHPDIAAAIIKPFVSEEEHWICEQHGIFQGYYFFEYLGLDRDMREQYRGHPHFEACADFCAKYDQNSFDPNYDTAPLEFFEPMVMKLFEKPKRSIYKRALA; translated from the coding sequence ATGAATGATCAAGTGATGGATCGCGCCAAGTTTCACGCGATGACCGAGGGCACACAGGCCGACTGGGATATCATTCGCGGTGAGGCTCTGGTCCATTCGCCGCAGGGTGGAAAGCGGGTTCTGGACCATCTGCGCTTGCTCGACGGCGATGTCGGCGGCTATCCGGTCGACCGCTTCACCCACAGTCTGCAAACGGCAACGCGCGCCTATCGTGACGGACGCAGCGAATCCTATATCGTCATGGCACTGTTGCACGACATCGGAGATACGCTCGGTGCCTATAACCACCCGGACATCGCCGCCGCGATCATCAAGCCCTTTGTCTCCGAGGAAGAGCATTGGATCTGCGAGCAGCATGGCATCTTCCAGGGCTATTATTTCTTCGAATATCTCGGCCTCGATAGGGACATGCGCGAGCAGTACCGCGGCCACCCGCATTTCGAGGCCTGTGCCGACTTTTGCGCCAAATATGACCAGAACAGCTTTGACCCCAACTATGACACTGCCCCGCTCGAATTTTTCGAGCCGATGGTCATGAAGCTGTTCGAAAAGCCCAAGAGGAGCATTTACAAACGTGCCCTGGCCTGA
- the glpX gene encoding class II fructose-bisphosphatase, translating to MTTKASQILDRVLVLEMVRVTEAAAINASKLIGRGDEKAADAAAVEAMRAALNELAMDGTVVIGEGERDEAPMLYIGEKVGSAPGTGPKIDIALDPLEGTTITAKAGPNALAVLAIAEEGGLLNAPDTYMDKLAVGPGYPEGIIDLNKSVTENVTAVANAKGVAPSDIIVCVLDRPRHEPIISELRSLGCGIVLIPDGDVAGVIATTDPETTVDMYMGQGGAPEGVLAAAALRCVGGQFQGRLVFRNEDERARARKWGITDLDKVYSLEELAKGDVIFAATGVTDGSLLEGVKRKRGGILTTESIVMRASSQTVRWVKSQHRQKD from the coding sequence ATGACGACCAAGGCAAGTCAAATCCTCGACCGCGTACTGGTGCTTGAAATGGTCCGCGTGACCGAAGCCGCCGCCATCAATGCCTCCAAGCTGATCGGGCGAGGCGATGAGAAGGCCGCCGACGCCGCTGCCGTCGAAGCGATGCGCGCCGCGCTCAACGAACTGGCCATGGACGGGACCGTCGTCATCGGCGAAGGCGAGCGTGACGAAGCGCCGATGCTCTATATCGGCGAAAAGGTCGGCAGCGCCCCCGGCACCGGTCCCAAGATCGACATCGCGCTCGATCCGCTGGAAGGCACGACGATCACCGCCAAGGCTGGCCCCAACGCCCTCGCCGTGCTGGCGATTGCCGAAGAGGGCGGTCTGCTCAATGCGCCGGACACCTATATGGACAAGCTGGCCGTCGGCCCCGGCTATCCCGAGGGCATCATCGACCTCAACAAGAGCGTCACCGAGAATGTCACCGCCGTCGCAAATGCGAAGGGTGTGGCGCCGTCAGACATCATCGTCTGCGTCCTCGACCGCCCGCGTCACGAGCCGATCATCAGCGAGCTGCGCAGCCTTGGCTGCGGCATCGTGCTGATCCCGGACGGCGATGTGGCAGGCGTCATTGCCACCACCGACCCGGAAACGACGGTCGATATGTATATGGGCCAGGGCGGCGCTCCCGAAGGCGTGCTCGCGGCCGCTGCCTTGCGCTGCGTCGGTGGCCAGTTCCAAGGACGCCTGGTTTTCCGCAACGAGGATGAGCGCGCCCGCGCCCGCAAATGGGGCATCACCGATCTCGACAAGGTCTACAGCCTCGAGGAACTGGCCAAGGGCGATGTCATCTTCGCCGCCACCGGCGTCACCGACGGTTCACTGTTAGAAGGCGTCAAGCGCAAGCGTGGCGGTATCCTGACCACGGAAAGCATCGTGATGCGCGCCAGCAGCCAGACGGTCCGCTGGGTCAAGAGCCAGCACCGCCAGAAGGACTGA
- a CDS encoding homoserine dehydrogenase, whose protein sequence is MPNSATIHDQAASERPPLRIAVAGLGTVGAGVIRLLEENRDLITRRAGRPIEVVAVSARDRNKDRGIDLSPYRWEDDMDDLAALADVDAVVEVIGGSDGPALTLARNTLKRGKPFVTANKAMIAHHGMELATIADSSDIPLKFEAAVAGGIPVIKALREGASANRITRVYGILNGTCNFILTKMEAEGRDFADVLTEAQAKGYAEADPSFDVDGVDAGHKLSILAAMCFGSRLDFGNVTTRGIRAITAADIREAETLGYRVRLIGMAEQGEDGLYQCVQPCLVPAEHPLGYVPGSLNAVVAEGNFVGRLFFEGAGAGDGPTASAVVADLIDVARNEYGPAFAMAVETLEALPVADSGGRSGKSYVRLIVADRTGVLAEIATAMRDAGVSVESFIQRGAQDGAALIAMVTHEGEARAVADAVSRLTASPNLLGDPVVMPILDL, encoded by the coding sequence ATGCCAAACAGCGCGACCATCCACGACCAGGCGGCAAGTGAACGGCCGCCGCTGCGAATCGCCGTGGCAGGATTGGGGACGGTGGGGGCGGGAGTCATTCGCCTGCTGGAAGAAAATCGCGACCTCATCACCCGCCGGGCCGGGCGCCCGATAGAGGTGGTGGCGGTTTCGGCACGCGACAGGAACAAGGATCGCGGCATCGACCTCAGCCCCTATCGCTGGGAAGATGACATGGACGATCTTGCGGCGCTGGCCGATGTGGATGCGGTGGTCGAAGTGATCGGCGGGTCCGATGGCCCGGCCCTGACCCTGGCTCGCAACACGCTGAAGCGCGGCAAGCCGTTCGTTACCGCCAACAAGGCGATGATCGCCCATCATGGCATGGAACTGGCCACTATCGCCGATTCCAGCGACATACCCCTGAAATTCGAGGCGGCGGTGGCTGGCGGAATTCCAGTCATCAAGGCGCTGCGCGAGGGCGCATCGGCCAATCGTATCACCCGCGTATATGGCATTCTCAACGGCACCTGCAATTTCATCCTGACCAAGATGGAGGCCGAAGGACGGGACTTTGCCGATGTGCTCACCGAAGCACAGGCCAAGGGCTATGCCGAGGCAGACCCGAGTTTTGATGTCGATGGCGTCGATGCCGGCCACAAGCTGTCGATCCTTGCGGCCATGTGCTTTGGCTCGCGGCTCGATTTCGGCAATGTGACGACCCGCGGCATCCGCGCCATCACTGCAGCCGACATCCGCGAAGCCGAGACGCTGGGCTATCGCGTCCGGCTGATTGGCATGGCCGAGCAAGGCGAGGATGGCCTTTACCAGTGCGTCCAGCCCTGCCTCGTCCCGGCCGAGCACCCACTGGGTTATGTGCCCGGATCGCTCAACGCGGTGGTGGCCGAAGGCAATTTCGTCGGGCGCCTGTTCTTTGAAGGCGCAGGCGCCGGCGACGGGCCGACCGCTTCGGCGGTGGTGGCCGACCTCATCGACGTGGCGCGCAATGAATATGGACCGGCCTTTGCGATGGCAGTTGAGACGCTGGAGGCCCTGCCGGTGGCGGACTCGGGTGGGCGCAGCGGCAAAAGCTATGTCCGGCTGATCGTTGCCGATCGTACCGGCGTGCTGGCAGAAATCGCCACCGCCATGCGCGATGCCGGCGTGTCGGTTGAAAGCTTCATCCAGCGCGGTGCTCAGGATGGCGCGGCACTCATCGCCATGGTGACGCATGAAGGGGAGGCGCGCGCTGTTGCCGATGCGGTCAGCCGGTTGACGGCATCGCCCAACCTGCTGGGCGATCCGGTGGTGATGCCGATCCTTGATCTGTGA
- a CDS encoding energy transducer TonB: protein MISIVLVGTITFLLGWLLVSGLAINVVKKVAEKLDVIDVAEEVPVEEPPPPPPPPDQPLPPPPVVVPPSPLPSVSTNVVRDTVPTPPPPQPPTPVYTPPPVAAPPATPDRSRAARPRGREAEWVTTDDYPSSAIREEAEGVTGTRLTVGADGRVTGCEVVSSSGNAALDQAACRNLQRRGRFEPALDRDGNPTATTYNKRVRWQLPDN, encoded by the coding sequence GTGATATCGATCGTACTGGTCGGTACTATCACCTTCTTGCTCGGATGGTTGCTCGTCAGCGGCTTGGCGATTAATGTCGTCAAGAAAGTGGCGGAAAAGCTGGACGTTATCGATGTGGCCGAGGAAGTCCCGGTCGAAGAGCCGCCGCCTCCCCCGCCGCCGCCGGACCAGCCCCTGCCACCGCCTCCCGTGGTGGTTCCGCCCAGCCCGCTGCCCAGCGTCAGCACGAACGTGGTGCGCGACACGGTTCCTACGCCGCCGCCGCCACAGCCGCCGACGCCTGTGTACACGCCGCCTCCGGTTGCCGCTCCGCCGGCCACGCCGGATCGTTCGCGCGCTGCACGCCCTCGTGGTCGTGAAGCCGAATGGGTGACGACCGATGATTATCCGTCGTCAGCGATTCGCGAAGAAGCCGAAGGTGTCACTGGCACGCGGCTCACCGTCGGGGCTGATGGCCGCGTCACGGGGTGTGAAGTGGTTTCGTCGAGCGGCAACGCCGCCCTCGATCAGGCTGCCTGCCGCAACCTTCAGCGTCGCGGCCGGTTCGAGCCCGCGCTTGATCGTGATGGCAACCCGACCGCCACCACCTACAACAAGCGTGTGCGTTGGCAGCTGCCAGACAATTGA